In Eucalyptus grandis isolate ANBG69807.140 chromosome 4, ASM1654582v1, whole genome shotgun sequence, the following proteins share a genomic window:
- the LOC104441459 gene encoding TMV resistance protein N-like, producing MASSDAGTSWGSEYQVFLSFRGPDTRSGFTDFLYHSLTDAGIRVFREDEELRVGETIDGSLMQAIDNCRIYIPVFSPNYASSQWCLRELSQIVTNTLKSEGNKEILPIFYDVEPDDVRLKTPLYRDALLNLECKKKLRNEQGDAWREALMEVDVIKGWEMKNYYSHGKLEQTVASTFISESNKEILPIYFDDIEHDDVKLKAPPYCDALLNLEPKKKLRNEQVDAWREALMEIDAIKGWEMKNFNGHGELIKLVVGEVVEKLKKQISDSWSICALSKL from the exons ATGGCGAGCTCAGATGCAGGAACTTCGTGGGGAAGTGAATATCaagtgttcttgagtttcagaggacCCGATACTCGCTCGGGATTCACAGATTTCCTCTATCATTCTTTGACCGATGCTGGAATCCGCGTCTTCCGAGAGGACGAAGAGCTCCGTGTCGGTGAAACGATCGATGGATCGCTTATGCAAGCCATCGACAACTGCAGGATCTACATACCCGTCTTCTCTCCAAACTACGCTTCGAGCCAGTGGTGCCTCAGAGAGCTCTCGCAGATCGTGACGAACACCTTAAAATCAGAAGGTAATAAAGAGATCCTACCTATTTTCTACGACGTCGAACCTGACGATGTCAGACTGAAAACTCCGTTATATCGCGATGCCCTGCTCAATTTGGAGTGTAAGAAGAAATTGAGGAATGAGCAAGGAGATGCGTGGAGAGAGGCTCTTATGGAGGTTGATGTGATAAAAGGGTGGGAAATGAAGAATTACTATAG CCACGGCAAACTCGAGCAGACTGTGGCAAGCACCTTCATTTCGGAAAGTAACAAAGAGATCCTACCTATTTATTTCGACGACATCGAACATGACGACGTTAAGCTGAAAGCTCCACCATATTGCGATGCCTTGCTCAATTTGGAGCCCAAGAAGAAATTGAGGAATGAGCAAGTAGATGCTTGGAGAGAGGCTCTTATGGAGATTGATGCGATAAAAGGGTGGGAAATGAAGAATTTCAACGG CCACGGTGAACTAATCAAATTAGTAGTTGGAGAGGTCGTGGAAAAGCTGAAGAAACAGATCAGTGACTCCTGGAGTATATGCGCATTATCGAAGTTATAG